The Paenibacillus spongiae nucleotide sequence GCGTCATGCGATGCGGTTACGGTTGTAGCGAGCATCGCTGTCGTGCCGTTCGCAGCGTGATATTTCGTGATAACATCGAAAGCATCGCTGCTGGCGTCCATAAAGTCGCTGCCGTATCCTCCATGTACATGGATATCGATGAAGCCCGGCAGCAGCCAGCCTTCCTTGCCATCCACATAAGGAACGCCGCTATCTGCAGCGGCCTGCTTGCCGGTCTGATCCGCATTCGATTCCGTGGAACGGATATCGGCTATAAGGCCGTTCTTAACGTCTACTTCTCCCCAAAACCATTGATCTTCAGCAACAATACGGACGTTGCCGATACGTAAGCTACGTGCGTCTGCCATTAAACATACCTCCCTGCTTCTCGATCGAGCAGGACGAGCACATTCGCATGCGTTTGCAGCAGCGAAGCGGGACAATCTGTCGTAATCGGGCCCGTTAACGCTTGCTTCATAATATCCGCTTTATCGGCGCCTTTGCCGACGAGCATGATCGTTCTCGCCTTTAAAATCGAGCCAACTCCCATTGTTATGGCCTGCTTGGGCACTTCATCCATGGATGCAAAGAAACGGGCGTTTGCCTCGAGTGTCTCCCGTTTCAACTCGACAACATGGGTTCCGCCGTGAAGCGTTCTGTCCGGCTCGTTAAAACCGATATGGCCGTTATGACCGATGCCGAGCAGCTGCACGTCGATTGGCTGAGCGGCCAGCATGGCATCGTAGCGGCTGCATTCCGCCGCCAGATCGGCCGCCATTCCGTTTGGCAGAAAGGCGCGGTTATCCGGCAGATCGATATGGCCGAACAGATGCCGGTTCATAAAATAGGCGTAGCTTTGCTCGTTCTGCGGTTGAAGACCGACATACTCATCCAAATTAAACGTCGTAATTTGTGCGAATGATACTTCTCCGCCTCGATATCTCTCTACCATTTTTTCATAAATTCCGATCGGTGTCGAGCCTGTCGCCAAACCGAGTGTCGCCGTTGGCTTCGTCTGAATGATATAGATAAAATATTGCGCCGCGTAGGAGTCTAGTTCCTCCCGGCTGTCGAACTTGCGGATAATCATGAGGCCACCTCCTAAAAGTTTTGTGAAGCACTGCTTCTCGAAAAATCATCTCAGCAAAACTGGCATCGGAAGCATTCGCTTCAATAGGTGAAGCACAGCTGCCAGATTGGCATCGGAAGGATCAACTTAATTAGTGAAATAGGCGTGCAAAACAATGCAATTTTTGAAACTGTCCATTACTTTCATTCTAAAGGAAACGGGATGATTAAACAATAAAAATGATTGCATAGTTCAATAAAATGATTGTTAAAATCAAAAAATAGTTTAATGTTCTGCAGATAATTGTCTGATATAACGATAAGCTAAATGGAGTTTATAGAACATTGCCCTAAATGTATAATGCTTGTATAAAGCAGCCAACGTATGAGGATGCAGGAATCAAACGAGCGGGAACCAAAATCATAAGGTTAGCGCAGCGTCCTGTTAAACAGCTGCGGTTCGCAAGCTGCATGCGCTTCCTTTTTCCGTCAAGTATTCATTTTTTACTGGCAGACAGATAATTTGACGATTATGTGAAGCCGAAACGGTTATGCCCCGGTGTTCGTAATGTGATCCGTATGGGCAATAATCGATTTGTTCGGAAACGTGTACGGATGAGGCTGCAGCGGTAGTGAGGCTGCAGGATAAGACAGCTCGATGAATAGCACTCATGAAACGGATTCGGCGCACTTATTTACTACAACTTGGGGGAAACGTAAATGACGGACCATGTTACACCAGAGCAGCACAGCCAGACGGCAAAACGGAAAGGAGAGCATATTCGTATTTGTTTGGAGGAGGAGGTCCGGGGAAGCGGGATAGATTCCGGTTTTAACGGCTATCGCTTCCGTCATCGGGCTCTGCCGGAAATCGCGTTCGATGAGATCGATATAAGCACGCGCTTTCTGGGCAAAAGAATGCGAACGCCGCTGCTAATCAGCTCGATGACTGGCGGTACGGAAGAGGCATTTGCCATCAATCTCCGGCTTGCAGAGGCGGCGGAGGCGCGCGGCTGGGCGATGGGGCTCGGGTCGATGCGCGCAGCGATCGAGAAGGAGGAGCTCGCCCCGACCTTCCGGATTAGAGCCGCGGCTCCCACGATCCCGGTCATAGCCAATCTGGGGGCGGTGCAGCTGAACTATGGCTACGGCGTCGATCAATGTTGCCGGGCCGTGGAGTTGGCCGAGGCGGATGCGCTCGTTCTTCATCTGAACAGCCTGCAGGAGGTGTTCCAGCCGGAGGGCGATACGAATTTCCGCGGTCTACTCGCCAGAATTGCCGATGTATGCGCACAGGTCGGCGTTCCTGTCGGAGTGAAAGAGGTTGGATGGGGCATCGACTCCGAAGCAGCTGCAGCGCTGACGGAAGCCGGCGTATCCTTCATCGACGTTGCGGGCGCGGGAGGCACGTCATGGAGCCAGGTGGAGAAATTCCGGTCACGGGATCCGCTGCTCGCATCGGCAGCCGAAGCATTCGCGAGCTGGGGAACGCCGACAGCGGAATGTGTGAGCGATGTTCGAGCAGCGCTGCCGGATGCCTGCATAATTGCTAGCGGCGGACTGCAAAGCGGTGTTGACGCTGCCAAAGCCATTGCACTCGGTGCCGACCTGGCCGGATACGGAAGAAGCCTGCTTGCCGGCGCCGCTGGCGGCCCGAACGTGCAGGCCGATGCGCTGCATACGACGCTGGAACGGATCGAGCTGGAGCTGCGCGCCGCCATGTTCGGTGTCGGAGCAGGAACGCTCGATGCTCTTCGCAGCTGCGGCCGCTTGATGAAACTGTAGGGTTATTACAGGTAAGTATGAAGCAAACAAGCCCAATGCTCACATTGTCCGTGGCATTGGGCTTGTTTTGTCGGTGTGAAGGTGAGATACGTATGCAGCGAAGACCGTTTCCTCCGGTCAGGATACTAGACCAGATATCTTAAATAAATATAGACGCTAGAAATCGCTACGGAAAGCAGCATAAGCGGAAATCCGTATTTTAAATAGGTGACGAACCGGATTGGATAGCCTTCCTTGCTGGCCATGCCGGCTACGATCAGATTGGCGCTCGCCCCGATCAAGGAGCCGTTGCCGCCGAGACATGCCCCCAGCGCCAAGCTCCACCAGAGCGGCTCCAGATTGGAGAGCCCCATGTTGCCCATCTCTTGAATCAGCGGAATCATCGTGGCTACGAAGGGAATGTTGTCCAAGAACGCAGAAGCGATGGCGCTAAGCCATAGAATGAGCATAGATGCCGCAACAAGCTCGCCTCCTGTCAGTTCCATAGCCTTCTCGGCCAGCTCCGCGATTACCCCGGTCTCGACAAGGCCGGATACGAGAGCGAAGAGGCCGACGAAGAAGAAGATGGTCGCCCACTCGACTCGGGACAAGGCCTCTTCCATCATATGCTCGCCTGTGAGCAGAAGCAGCAGGAAGGCGCCGGCTAGCGCGACGGTAGCGGATTCAAGGTGGAGCGTCTGATGCAGGAAGAATCCGATGATGGTCAAGCCGAGGACGGACAGACTCTTGCGAAGCAGCTTCGGATCGGAGATCAGCTCTTTCTCGTTGATATCCATAATGCCGCGCTTAAGCTCGTCTCTCGTCTGGATTCCTTTGCGGAAGAGCAGGATGAACAGCGGGATAAAGACGATCATAATGATCGCGGCAACGGGTGCAAGATGAATAATGAAATCCATGAAGCCTAATTCCTCGACCGCGCTGCCGATCATGATGTTGGGCGGATCCCCGATCAGGGTAGCCGTACCGCCAATATTGGCCGCCATGATCTGTGTCAGCAGGAATGGAAGCGGATTGATTTGGAGCGCCCTTGTTATGCTGAAGGTGACGGGCACCATGAGCAGAACGGTCGTTACATTGTCCAGAAAGGCGGAGCCGAAGGCGGTAATAAGCGCCAGGGAAACGAGGATCCGGACCGGACTCCCGTTAGCCTTCTTGGCGGCTCGGACGGCGATGTATTTGAAGAGACCGGTATCGGCCGTAATGCTGACGATGATCATCATTCCGATCAGCAGGCCAAGCGTATTGAAATCGATGTGATGAAGGGCCGTTTCCTGATCGACGATTCCGAATCCGATCATCAGGATCCCGCCCAGCATGGCGACAATGGTGCGATGGATTTTCTCCGCAATAATGAATCCATAGGTTAGTAGAAAAATACCGATTGCCCAAATCGCTTGTTGTTCCATAAAGACCTCCGATAGTTTTTTTGGGGGCTACGGTTCCTTGGAAGCGGTCATCATAGGTAACGCGCAGGAGGAAGCATAGACATAGGTATTGAACGACAATGGGTGAGCATAGCAAGAAGGAGCCTGTACGTGACAGGCTCCTCCAGTACCAAGCTTATTCGATTCAACACATTAGCGATAGTATACTTCGTTTTTCAGCATGTGTAAAGAGAATTAATGGAAGGGTATTCCGCTAGCGAATCAACCCCGAGCTTACGATATTGAGTTGAATTTAAGGCTGGGGATAGAGATCCTGCGGCGGACGCTATGAAAAATATCCCACCCAAAGCCGTCTTTGCCATTTCAGCCGGCGGTGCAGTACAATGGTCAAGGAGGTTTTATTTCTATTATTTTTTGCCGGAGGTACATTCATGTTGGATTGGTACAAGCGGAGCTTCGGCTCTGATTATATGATTGTGTACAGGCACCGGAACTGGGAACAGGCCGCGCGCGAGGTGCAGCAAATGGCGGGATGGCTGGACCTGCCCGCAGATGTGCAGGTGCTGGACATTGGATGCGGGATGGGCCGCCACGCGCTTGCGCTGGCCGAGATGGGATTCAAGGTGACGGGCATTGATCTGTCCGAGGCGCTTCTGCATGAAGCGCGCGCCCATAACCGCGGTGGACAAGTCGAGCTCGTTCATGGCGATATGCGCCAGCTGCCGTTCGAGTCGGGACGGTTCCAAGCGACTCTAAATCTGTTTACGTCTTTTGGTTATTTCGCTGAAGAGCGGGATAACCTTGCAGTACTAAAGGAGATCCGGCGCGTGCTGGATGACGACGGCCAATACTTGATCGATTTTCTGAACCCGGTCTATACCAAGCGGCATCTCGTGCCTCACTCAGAACGTACGGACGAGGAAACAGGGCTACATATCGATGAGCGGCGCATGATAGAAGACGGCGCGGTCGTTAAGCGGATATCCATCGGACAACCGGGGGGCGACAAACGCCATTATGAGGAAAGGGTCCGGCTGTATACGCTCGATTGGTTCGGGAAGGTATTGGATGAGGCCGGTCTGACGCTTGAGCGCGTATATGGCGATTACGACGGGAGCTCGTATTCGGAGACGGAATCGAAGCGGATGATCATGATAGGGAGGATATCCCGTTGACCGGTAACGAACAAGATAAGATGTCTGCGGTGAAGGAATGGCCGGGCGGCATTCTCCAGGTGAAAGTGCCGCTCCCCTTCTCTCTGAAATGGGTGAACAGTTATTTAATCGAAGACGATGAAGGCTATACGCTGCTTGATCCCGGTCTTCATACGCCTGAAGCGGTGAAGCTGTGGACGCAGACACTGGGAGAGAAGGGAATCGGCTTCGACGGCGTGCACACGATACTTCTCACCCACCAGCATCCGGATCATTACGGTCTTGCAGGCTGGTTTCAGCAGCGCAGTGGCGCTTCGGTGTATATGTCTTCGCAGTCTCACGAGTATGCGGTTCGTTTATGGGGGGAGGAGCGGTCGTTTGCGGCCGATTTGACGGCGCTCTATGCGCGGCATGGAATGCCGGAGCCGCTTCTGACGGACATGGTAAGCCATCTGGAGGAATTTGTCGTCCGCGTATCCCCGCAGCCCAACGTTACGTACCTGGAAGCGGGTTCGTTCGTGCAAATCGGCGGTACGGAGTGGCAGACGATCCATACGCCGGGCCATGCTCGGGGGCATCTTTGTTTGTATGCGCCTGAGCGGCGCTTGATGATTTGCGGAGATCAAGTGCTGCCCGACATCACGCCGAACATTAGCCTCGTTCCGGGGGAGGACGAGGATCCGCTGCAGCGCTTCATCGACAGCCTGGGCGAGCTGCGGAAGTACAAGGTGGAGTTGGCTTTCCCCGGGCATCGCAACCCGTTTACGGATTTCCAGGGACGGATCGATGAGCTGCTGGCGCATCACGGCCGGAGGCTTCATTCAATCCGAGAGATGCTGGCTGATCAGCGTTATACGGGATATGAGATGTGCGAGCTGCTGTTCGGAGCGCGAATTAGCGGCAATACGCATAATTTGCGGTTTGCCATGTCGGAGACGCTGGCCCATCTGGTTCATCTGGAACGCCAAGGCCAGATCGCGGGCGAGCTTCGTGGCGGGGTTATTTCATACGGCATTGAATAATTTGGGAACGGGAAACGCTTATCAAGCAAGAAAAGATACTGTTATAATATTGAAGGTTTCATCCAAGTCAATATCTTTATTTAAGGAGCAGCAAAACGATGTATGTATCCCGCTCGGAAACACATCAGCAAGCTAAGAAACGAAAAGGCCGGCGCATGAAGCGGCTTCTCGCCTTGAATCTGACGATGCTCGCGGTCATCGTCATTCTGGTTGCCGTCTGGCTTGCGTCGGGCGATACAAACAAAGGTATGCCCGGAGGAAGCGCCGACAGCGGCGCTAACTCGCCATCAGAGGGCGAGAGTCCGCCTGGCGATCCGGACGGCGCCGTAGAGCCGGATAACAACGGGACAGAGAACAACGTTACGGGCAGCAATGGCACCAACGGCGGTATAGTCGACGGTACCGATGACGGAGGAGGCGCACAGAACCAGGACGGCCGAAAGCCCGAGCAGGAACCCGATCCGAACCCGTCACCGGATAACGATCCGGCTCCGGAGCCTGATAAGCCAACCGGCGAGGATCAGGGCACGCCGGGCAACGGTGGCTCGACGGGAAGCGATGGATCGGATGGAAGCGGCAGCGGTTCAGATGGCGGTATCGTTCCCGATCCGCCTGTAACGGGCAAGACGATCAGGCTGTCATTCGTAGGCGATATCCTGCTGGCCGCTTCGGTTGATAAGATCATGCAGAGCAAGGGCTACGATTATCCTTACGCGAAGACGCTGCCGTTCCTGAAGGAGCCGGATTTAATGGCGGGCAATCTGGAGACGCCGATTACCTTACGCGGGGTACCGGCCCAGGACAAGCAGTTTGTATTCAAGGGATCGCCGAAATCGCTGCCGGCGCTCAAAGAAGCAGGCTTCGATGTGGTCAGCTTGGCCAACAATCATACGCTCGATCAAGGCGTAGAAGGGCTGCTCGACACGATCGGCTATCTGGATGAGATCGGTATGCCGAACATGGGCGGCGGCAGCGACGACAAGGAAGCGTTTGAACCGGCCATTCTGGAAGCCAAAGGTATCAAAGTAGCCTATATCGGACTTTCACGCGTTCTACCGGTAGCTGAATGGAAGGCAACCAAGGATCGTGCGGGCGTTGCGGAAACGTATGATTCGACACAAGCCAAAGCGACGATCCGCAGCGCGCGGAAACAGGCGGATCTCGTCATTGTCATGGTCCACTGGGGGAAAGAGAGGAAGGACTATCCGGAGAAATACCAACAGCAGCTGGCCCGCGAGTATATCGACGCCGGCGCCGACCTAATCATTGGCAGTCATCCGCATGTGCTTCAAGGCTTCGAGCAGTATAAAGGCAAATGGATCTCATACAGCCTCGGCAATTTTATATTCAATAAAACGAAGACTCCCAAAACAGACGATACCGGCGTTCTCGATGCCGTTTGCACGAAAGAAGGCAGCTGTTCCCTTAAATTCAACCCGATGCGGTCCGTTGACTCGCAGCCGGCTCCGCTGACCGGCAATGAAGCCAAAACGCTGCTTGCTTATGTTTCGAAGATTTCAATAAACGCGCAGGTGGATTCCGAAGGAAACGTGAGGGCGAAGGAGTAGATACGGATGGATCATGCGTGTGTTGCCCATCGGGGCGCATCCGGGCTCGCACCGGAGAATACGATGGCTGCGTTCAACAAAGCGATGGCATTCCCGTTTGTGCAATGGATCGAGCTCGACGTGCAGCTGTCCAAGGATGGCGTGCCGGTCGTTATTCATGACGATACGCTGAAGAGAACGACGAACGGAACGGGCCGCGTCGCCGATTTCTCCGCATACGAGCTGAAACGCTTCGACGCCGGATCCAAATTCGGCAAGCCCTTTGCCGGCGAAGGCATTCCGACGCTGGAGAAGGTGCTCGACGAAACCATCGGCCGTTGCCGGCTGAATATCGAGCTCAAGACGTACGGCGGCCGATATCCGGACCTGGAGAAGCGCGTTGTCGACCTGATCCACTCGAAAGGGCTGCAGTATGATTCCGTTATTACGTCCTTCGACGCCGAAGCGCTGCGCAGGGTAAGGCAGCTTTCGGGCGACATTCGCACCGGACTTATAACCGACGCCTCTCCGTCAATGCTCGCAGCAGAGCTGAAGCGGCTGGACGCGTCATTTTTATCGCTCGGCTATTCGAAGGTGACGCCTGTCTTAATGGCCGCTATGCGTGCCGCCAGCATCGAGGTGATGGCATGGACCGTGAACGATATCGCAACGATGAAGCGGATCGCGGCTATCGATCCCGCGGTGATGATCTGCACCAACTATCCAGACCGCTTCGGACAGGCTTTCTTGACAAGCTGAAGAGCGAAACCGGCGTTCCCTTCCTAGGGAACGCCGGTTTCTTTCTACTGCCCATAGTCCTCGTACCGCTCGCTTATCTTCAGCATCTGGGCAGCTGCTTCATAAGCACGTCGACGAGGCAGGGAATCGAATGAGAGCCGACGATACCGGTATTCAGGGGGATGCGAATTTCGTTGACGCCATGCGCGACAGTGGTGAACAGCTCGTTATCGATGTGATCGATCATCCAGACGGTGCATCGGTCCGCCAGGATGATTTCTCTTCCCATGTTCGCCATTAATAGAAGCACGCTGTGTAAATTTCGCTCATTGGCTATTTTGGCGGTATAATCAAATATAATTCGCAGCAGCCGCTCGGGAGAGCGGTCACCCCGATCCTTCGCTTCTATTTCGAGGAAAAGGAATGTATTCACCGTTAAAGACGGCATATTGCGTTTTTCTAGAGACGATTCTATTAGGAGGTACAGATTAGCTATGATTGGCTGGATAGAGGAATGGTGGCTTCGGCTTGCAGCCGGATTGCTTGGCAGCGGACTCATCGCTTGGGGGGCGTACCGGATGCGTTCTTTATCGGGATCCGGAGCGGTCTCGGCGGTCCTGATGGGGACGGCCTTCGTAACCTTGGGGAGTCCGGTCTGGTTCGGCGTATTAATTGCGTTCTTCGTTTCATCCTCCCTATGGTCCAAGTGGAAGCGCCGGAATAGGCAGAAGCAGAAGGCGGAGACGAATTATGCGAAAAGCGGACGCCGCGATGCAAGCCAGGTATGGGCCAATGGCGGGCTGGGGCTGGCTCTATGCGCGCTGCATGCGATATGGCCCCATGAAGGCTGGCTCTATGCGTTCGTAGGCGTAATGGGCGCCGTGAACGCCGATACATGGGCAACTGAAATCGGCGCGCTCAGCCGTAGCGCACCGCGCTCGCTGCTGAGCGGCAGACGCGTGCCGCCGGGGACGAGCGGCGGCGTAACCGCGCTTGGCAGCGCGGCCGCTTTGGGCGGCGCCGCCTTTATCGGCGGCATTGCGGCGCTGCTTACCGCTTCTGAGCCGCCGGACGCGGCATGGCTGATTGCCGCCGCCGCTGTGGCGGGGACGGCCGGCGCCTTCATCGACTCCGTGCTCGGCGCTGCAGTCCAGGCGATGTTTCGCTGCCGAATCTGCGGGTGCGAGACGGAACGGACCCATCATTGCGGCGAGAAGGCGGAGCCGCTCCGCGGACTGGCCTGGATGAGCAACGATGCCGTGAATATGCTGTCGTCCGCAGCAGCCGGTTTGCTCGGCTGGGGCATCGGCATGATGGCAGGAGGCTGACGTGTTTATGAACCGGCCTCTAATTCGCGAAAGACTGCTGGAATCTTCCTCTGGGAGAGTCGGCAGTCTTTTTGCTATACAGAGATTCAAATATCTGGTATGAATAAGGGATGAAATATGAGAACATATAGTTGACAGCGCATTCATCGGCTAGTATTCTAACTCTGATAAAGGCTTCTTGAATTGGATGAAATGTAAAAAGTTGATAGAAAGGAGATTGACCGCCCGTGACGATTCAAACGGCAGCTTCGTTCCCGAGTACCGAACCGATTCTGAGGACAGTCGGCGTGAAGAAAGTATTCGGACGGGGCGATACGGCTGTTACCGCGCTGAAGAACATTAATCTGGAAATCGCCCGCGGGACGATGGTCGCGCTTAAAGGACGCTCCGGTTCAGGAAAGACGACGCTGCTTAATTTGTTGGCTGCGCTGGATCAGCCGACGGAAGGTCAGGTTTTCTTTAACGGACTCGAAATATCCCGCTTGAGCGAGAAACGGCGCAGTGCATGGAGGCGCTCTCAAATTGGACTGGTCTTTCAGGCCTACGGTCTAGTTCCTTTAATGTCCGCTTACGAGAATGTGGAGTTCGGATTGCGAATCGCAGAAGCGGACAAGAAGCTGAACAAGGAACGCGCCGAACGGGCGTTGGAATGGGTCGGGATGAAGCCGCGGATGAAGCATCGTCCGCCGGAGCTCTCAGGCGGCGAGCAGCAGCGCGTGGCAATCGCACGGGCCATCGCTCATGAGCCGGTGCTTCTCCTGGCGGACGAACCGACGGCCGAGCTGGACAGCCGGATGGGACTGCAGGTGATTAGAGTGTTCCGCGATCTGGTGGAACGGCTTGGAATGACCGTCGTCATGACAACGCATGATCCGGAAATTATGGAAATCGTGGATCACGTCATAGCATTGGAGGATGGGCATATTGTCATACAACCAAACCCGTAAAGGCCATCGGGCGCTGCTCGCCGGTACAGTCATAACGATCGCCTCGCTCCTTGGAGGCTGCTCGCTGCTGCCGCAAGGAGAACAGACGCTGAAGCCGCCCCTGATTAAGCCGGCCCAAGAGAAGATTGATGCCGTGGAGGTCAAGAAAGGGAAGATCGAACGGGTCTTTTTTGGAACCGCCGTGATTGCCTCCAGCCAGGTTGTCCCCGTTTTCTACAAAGATTCGGGCGGTCGGTTGAAGGATGTATATGTGACGCAGGGTGAGAAGGTGAAAGCCGGTCAATTGATTGCCGAGCTCGAGACCGGCAATTTGAATATGCAGATTGAGCTGCAGAAGCTGAACGTCGAGCGAATGCAGATCGAGTATAACCGGGTAAGGCGCGCGCAAGCGGACGAGAATGAAATCCGCTTGAAGCAAATTGACCTGGAGCGGGAGACCATTCAGCTGGATGCGCTGCAAAAACAATACAACGCTTCGCGTTTGGTCGCTCCGATCGGCGGCGTCATTACGTTTTTGGACGAGATTCATTCCGGCGACGGTGTAACCGGTTACAGGCCGATTGTGAACATTGCCGATCCGAATGAGCTGTATCTCGTGTTCGAATCGGAGGATAAGAAGGATATTTCGCCGATCCAAATCAATATGGATGTGGAAGTGTCGATCAAGAAAGAGAAGCTGAAGGGGAAAGTGATTCAATCTCCTTCGGGTGCTCCGCTCGCGGAAAACCCGGAGCAGGCCGAGCGCAATTCCAAGCGGCTGCTTGTCAGCTTCGATCCGGGGAAGCTGGAGATCGAGATGGGCCAAAGCGCGGATCTTAGGATCGTTCTGGAGAGGCAGGAGGGCGTTATTGTCATACCGCGCAGCGGACTTCGTACATATATGGGGCGTAATTACGTTCAGGTGCTCGACGGAGAGCGCCGCAAAGAAGTGGATGTGGAGCCTGGCGTCATGACTTCAACCGAGGTGGAAATCAGAGCGGGGCTGGAGCCTGGCCAGAAGGTTATCTTAAACAATTAGTTTCGTCATTGGGTGATGGAAGGGATAAAGAGGTGAAACGATGGCCCTGTGGACGATGATTTTACGAAAGATGGCAAAAAATCGCTGGCTGCAGCTTAATTTGTGGCTCGGTTTGACCATTTGCGTCGCTTTATTCAGCTCGATGCCGTTATACTCGCATGCCATCTTGCAGCGAACGCTGTTCAAGGAGCTGCAGCTGCTGCAGCAGGATAAACAGATTTATCCCGGGTATATTCGCGTAGCGACCTCGGTCTCCGGCGAACGGCCGGTCGAGGAAACGCAAAAACTGATTCTTAGAGCCGATAACTATATGAACCAGCTGCCGGAGCGGTTCGGTCTCAGCTCGCAATCCTACATCGTTACCCGAGGCACGCAGACGATACGGATTTTGCCTGCGCAAGCAACCGAGCGCGAAAAGAAAGAGATGACGCTGAATGCCAGCTTCCGCATGGTTACGGATCTGGAGAAGCGCGTGCGTCTGGTGGACGGCCGGTTCCCGGACCCCAACCGGAGTGACGATGTATATGAAGCGGTCGTGACGCAGAAGTTTCTGATCGACATGAAGCGCGACTTGAACAATGAATTTATTTATACGAACAAAGAGACGGGCAAGCAGCTTCGGATTTTGCCGGTTGGGTTAGTCGAGACCAGCCCCGAGAATCCGTACGATCAGTTTAAAGTGGAAAACTTTAATTCTTCCCTGTTTATTCCGTCCGAGCGCTTCGAAAAGGATTTTGTCCAGAACATGGGCATTCTGCGTTTGTCGTCCATTGTATGGCAGTATTCGTTGAATTACGAAGAACTCAAAATCGGCGATATCGAGAAATTCACCTCGAGCGCAAATGCGCTGTCCGGCTACTTCAACATGCGCCTTGGCATCGCTTCGGTGGATGTGCCGGCGAAAGCGCCGATCGAAACGTATATCGTGAAGAAAGAAAAGCTGGACTTGATGCTCTGGTCGCTCTATTCGCCGGTGATGTTCATGCTCGTGTTTTATTTGTACATGGCGGCGAATCTGATCATCGAACGCCAGAAGACGGAGATTTCGGTTCTTCGGAGCCGGGGGGCGAGCCGTCTTCAAATCATGCTCGTCTTTGCGGCGGAGAGCATTGTGCTGGGGACGCTTGCGCTGGCTGTCGGCCCGTTCGTCGGCGTGTACTTCACGAAGATATTGGGCGCATCTAGCGGATTTCTCGAATTTGTCCAGCGCTCCTCGCTGGATGTCGTACTGAACAGCACGTCCTACAAAACCGCTATACTCGCGGTGATCGGATCGATCATCCTGATCCTCATTCCTGCTTTCATGGCGACGCGGACGACGATCGTCGGACATAAGCAGCAGATGGCGCGTGCGAACAAGATGTCCTTCTGGCATAAAATGTTCATCGACGTCATCCTGTTAGGCGTATCGATATACCTGCTGTACGGATTCAATCAAAGGATGAGCGAGCTTAAGGAGCTTGCGCTCGACCCGAATGCGCTTCAGGTCGACCCGCTGCTGTTCTTCCTGCCGGCGATATTCTCGCTGGGTTGCGGCTTATTCGCCCTCCGGATTTATCCTTGGTTAATCCGGCTCGTTTATTGGATCGGCCGTCGCTGGTGGTCGCCTGCCCTGTACTCGTCGCTGCTGCAGATCAGC carries:
- the nagB gene encoding glucosamine-6-phosphate deaminase; this translates as MIIRKFDSREELDSYAAQYFIYIIQTKPTATLGLATGSTPIGIYEKMVERYRGGEVSFAQITTFNLDEYVGLQPQNEQSYAYFMNRHLFGHIDLPDNRAFLPNGMAADLAAECSRYDAMLAAQPIDVQLLGIGHNGHIGFNEPDRTLHGGTHVVELKRETLEANARFFASMDEVPKQAITMGVGSILKARTIMLVGKGADKADIMKQALTGPITTDCPASLLQTHANVLVLLDREAGRYV
- the fni gene encoding type 2 isopentenyl-diphosphate Delta-isomerase, translated to MTDHVTPEQHSQTAKRKGEHIRICLEEEVRGSGIDSGFNGYRFRHRALPEIAFDEIDISTRFLGKRMRTPLLISSMTGGTEEAFAINLRLAEAAEARGWAMGLGSMRAAIEKEELAPTFRIRAAAPTIPVIANLGAVQLNYGYGVDQCCRAVELAEADALVLHLNSLQEVFQPEGDTNFRGLLARIADVCAQVGVPVGVKEVGWGIDSEAAAALTEAGVSFIDVAGAGGTSWSQVEKFRSRDPLLASAAEAFASWGTPTAECVSDVRAALPDACIIASGGLQSGVDAAKAIALGADLAGYGRSLLAGAAGGPNVQADALHTTLERIELELRAAMFGVGAGTLDALRSCGRLMKL
- a CDS encoding ArsB/NhaD family transporter — protein: MEQQAIWAIGIFLLTYGFIIAEKIHRTIVAMLGGILMIGFGIVDQETALHHIDFNTLGLLIGMMIIVSITADTGLFKYIAVRAAKKANGSPVRILVSLALITAFGSAFLDNVTTVLLMVPVTFSITRALQINPLPFLLTQIMAANIGGTATLIGDPPNIMIGSAVEELGFMDFIIHLAPVAAIIMIVFIPLFILLFRKGIQTRDELKRGIMDINEKELISDPKLLRKSLSVLGLTIIGFFLHQTLHLESATVALAGAFLLLLLTGEHMMEEALSRVEWATIFFFVGLFALVSGLVETGVIAELAEKAMELTGGELVAASMLILWLSAIASAFLDNIPFVATMIPLIQEMGNMGLSNLEPLWWSLALGACLGGNGSLIGASANLIVAGMASKEGYPIRFVTYLKYGFPLMLLSVAISSVYIYLRYLV
- a CDS encoding class I SAM-dependent methyltransferase, with protein sequence MLDWYKRSFGSDYMIVYRHRNWEQAAREVQQMAGWLDLPADVQVLDIGCGMGRHALALAEMGFKVTGIDLSEALLHEARAHNRGGQVELVHGDMRQLPFESGRFQATLNLFTSFGYFAEERDNLAVLKEIRRVLDDDGQYLIDFLNPVYTKRHLVPHSERTDEETGLHIDERRMIEDGAVVKRISIGQPGGDKRHYEERVRLYTLDWFGKVLDEAGLTLERVYGDYDGSSYSETESKRMIMIGRISR
- a CDS encoding MBL fold metallo-hydrolase, with protein sequence MTGNEQDKMSAVKEWPGGILQVKVPLPFSLKWVNSYLIEDDEGYTLLDPGLHTPEAVKLWTQTLGEKGIGFDGVHTILLTHQHPDHYGLAGWFQQRSGASVYMSSQSHEYAVRLWGEERSFAADLTALYARHGMPEPLLTDMVSHLEEFVVRVSPQPNVTYLEAGSFVQIGGTEWQTIHTPGHARGHLCLYAPERRLMICGDQVLPDITPNISLVPGEDEDPLQRFIDSLGELRKYKVELAFPGHRNPFTDFQGRIDELLAHHGRRLHSIREMLADQRYTGYEMCELLFGARISGNTHNLRFAMSETLAHLVHLERQGQIAGELRGGVISYGIE
- a CDS encoding CapA family protein is translated as MYVSRSETHQQAKKRKGRRMKRLLALNLTMLAVIVILVAVWLASGDTNKGMPGGSADSGANSPSEGESPPGDPDGAVEPDNNGTENNVTGSNGTNGGIVDGTDDGGGAQNQDGRKPEQEPDPNPSPDNDPAPEPDKPTGEDQGTPGNGGSTGSDGSDGSGSGSDGGIVPDPPVTGKTIRLSFVGDILLAASVDKIMQSKGYDYPYAKTLPFLKEPDLMAGNLETPITLRGVPAQDKQFVFKGSPKSLPALKEAGFDVVSLANNHTLDQGVEGLLDTIGYLDEIGMPNMGGGSDDKEAFEPAILEAKGIKVAYIGLSRVLPVAEWKATKDRAGVAETYDSTQAKATIRSARKQADLVIVMVHWGKERKDYPEKYQQQLAREYIDAGADLIIGSHPHVLQGFEQYKGKWISYSLGNFIFNKTKTPKTDDTGVLDAVCTKEGSCSLKFNPMRSVDSQPAPLTGNEAKTLLAYVSKISINAQVDSEGNVRAKE